DNA from Litorilinea aerophila:
TGGCTCAGGCCGAGCGGGACCTCCAGCGTGCGGCCATCGACATCAAGTACGAATACTGGGAGTGGGCCTGCTTCACTGCGCAACAGGCAGCCGAGAAAGCGGTCAAAGCACTTCTGATGCACCAGGGATATAGTGCATGGGGACACTCCATAACCCCAATGCTACGGAATCTGGAGACGCTAAATGTGCCCACTGCCCTGATTGAAAAGGCGCAGTCGTTGGACGCCTACTACATCCCCACCCGTTATCCGAACGGCTTTGCGGAAGGCAAGCCGGCAGATTACTACAATGAATCTCAGGCCAGGGAAGCAGTGGATGCTGCGACAGAAATCATCCGATTCTGTAAAACTCATATCACTGAATCAAAATGAGGTACTGGCGGCGCTGGTGGAGATTGCCGAAAGGATCCGGAAAGACCATCCCGACGTTTCCTCGATCCGGGTCTTCGGCTCCATCGCCCGGGGGGATCATGTCGGGACCAGCGACGTCGACGTCCTCATCATCCTGAATCGCGATATACACACGCTCACAGATCGCCTGGCCCAGATCCGGCGCTTTTATCCATATTTTGATCTACCCATCGGCGTTGATCTGTTGGTGTATACGCAGGATGAGATCGATCGGCGGCTGGACGCGGGTGATGCGTTCATCACACGGATCTGGCGGGAAAGCCGGCTGCTGAGTCCGTCCTAGCCCCTGGTCCATGATCCTGGCCGCCTCCCTGGAGGCCATGGTCTGGCGCCCCCTCGTGCCCGCCCCTGCCGTCCTTGAACCCCTCTCCAAGCGACCTGATGGTGATTACTTTAGATCCTGGACGCCAGCC
Protein-coding regions in this window:
- a CDS encoding HEPN domain-containing protein; translation: MNRYQDWLAQAERDLQRAAIDIKYEYWEWACFTAQQAAEKAVKALLMHQGYSAWGHSITPMLRNLETLNVPTALIEKAQSLDAYYIPTRYPNGFAEGKPADYYNESQAREAVDAATEIIRFCKTHITESK
- a CDS encoding nucleotidyltransferase domain-containing protein, with product MLRQKSSDSVKLISLNQNEVLAALVEIAERIRKDHPDVSSIRVFGSIARGDHVGTSDVDVLIILNRDIHTLTDRLAQIRRFYPYFDLPIGVDLLVYTQDEIDRRLDAGDAFITRIWRESRLLSPS